A part of Rhodamnia argentea isolate NSW1041297 chromosome 8, ASM2092103v1, whole genome shotgun sequence genomic DNA contains:
- the LOC115735324 gene encoding inactive protein RESTRICTED TEV MOVEMENT 2: MDARTAAREYEDIDPTTNWEREDRLDTLIIYLPGFKREQLKVQITSEGNLRVMGERQVTGNKWSRFRKEMPIASNYDSNKISAKFDNGILRVKLQKIIIPAEPRGEAKPAVQPTKPPEPTPAAEPQKRGPKQDTKEPPKAEQVPAKPTEEDKKPKISTEDEEKPKEVKEESKRADEAKNGREMALQQKSDDLAEKKATEKDQKRGDTADIGKKMEKTGTKKAGDVGEPKAKTYKENVGNLVTKLKKPRNLMNTMVAALLIVVLGLYVKHAFRSIGTTESDPEL, encoded by the exons ATGGATGCGAGGACGGCAGCCCGCGAGTACGAAGACATTGATCCGACGACGAACTGGGAACGAGAAGACAGATTGGACACGCTTATCATCTATCTGCCAG GTTTCAAAAGGGAGCAACTGAAGGTTCAAATCACATCGGAGGGCAATTTGAGGGTCATGGGAGAGCGTCAAGTTACCGGCAACAAATGGAGCCGATTCCGGAAAGAAATGCCTATCGCGTCCAATTACGATTCTAACAAGATCAGCGCAAAGTTCGACAACGGCATTCTTCGTGTCAAACTTCAGAAGATCATCATTCCAGCGGAGCCCCGTGGAGAGGCGAAACCAGCAGTGCAACCTACTAAGCCTCCCGAACCCACACCTGCAGCAGAACCTCAAAAAAGGGGTCCAAAACAGGATACCAAGGAGCCGCCAAAGGCAGAACAAGTGCCAGCAAAACCAACAGAGGAGGACAAGAAACCAAAGATATCGACAGAGGATGAGGAAAAACCCAAGGAAGTCAAAGAGGAGAGCAAGAGAGCAGATGAAGCGAAAAATGGACGGGAAATGGCTTTACAGCAGAAGAGCGACGATTTGGCTGAAAAGAAAGCCACTGAAAAGGATCAAAAGCGTGGCGATACTGCAGATATAGgcaagaagatggaaaaaaCAGGAACAAAGAAGGCCGGTGACGTTGGTGAGCCCAAAGCCAAGACTTATAAGGAAAACGTTGGGAATTTGGTCACGAAGCTGAAGAAGCCAAGGAATTTGATGAACACCATGGTGGCAGCTCTACTAATTGTGGTGCTTGGCCTGTATGTGAAACATGCATTCAGGTCTATTGGAACAACAGAATCTGACCCAGAACTTTAA
- the LOC115735323 gene encoding 5-methyltetrahydropteroyltriglutamate--homocysteine methyltransferase, with protein sequence MGQVSVHPRASSISSLRLVSVDFLHTRHSPARARHRRLSALRFALRSAPVRAMASHIVGYPRMGPKRELKFALESFWDGKSNADELQKVAADLRASIWKRMATAGIKYIPSNTFSYYDQVLDTTAMLGAVPPRYGWNGGEIGFDTYFSMARGNSSVPAMEMTKWFDTNYHYIVPELGPDVKFSYASHKAVDEFKEARALGVDTVPVLVGPVSYLLLSKPAKGVEKSFSLLSLVGKILPIYKEVVAELKAAGATWIQFDEPTLVTDLDSHQLQAFTHAYSELESALSGLSILIETYFADVPAEAYKTLTSLKGVAGFGFDLVRGTKTLDLVKGGFPSGKYLFAGVVDGRNIWANDLDSSLKTLQALEGVVGKDKVIVSTSCSLLHTAVDLVNETKLDKEIKSWLAFAAQKVVEVNALAQALFGLKDETVFSSNAATQASRKSSPRVTNEAVQMAAAALKGSDHRRATNVSARLDAQQKKLNLPILPTTTIGSFPQTMELRKVRREYKAKKISEDDYVKAIKEEISKVVKLQEELDIDVLVHGEPERNDMVEYFGEQLSGFAFTVNGWVQSYGSRCVKPPIIYGDVSRPKAMTVFWSSTAQSMTKCPMKGMLTGPVTILNWSFVRNDQPRSETCYQIALAIKDEVEDLEKAGVTVIQIDEAALREGLPLRKAEQASYLDWAVHSFRITNCGVKDTTQIHTHMCYSNFNDIIHSIINMDADVITIENSRSDEKLLSVFREGVKYGAGIGPGVYDIHSPRIPSSEEIADRINKMLAVLESNILWVNPDCGLKTRKYSEVKPALSNMVAAAKLLRTQLASAK encoded by the exons ATGGGCCAAGTCTCTGTCCACCCGCGCGCGTCGTCCATTTCTTCGCTCCGGCTCGTTTCAGTTGACTTTCTCCATACGCGTCACTCTCCCGCCCGCGCTCGCCATCGCCGTCTCTCGGCTCTCCGCTTCGCTCTCCGTTCAGCTCCCGTCAG GGCTATGGCGTCCCACATCGTTGGCTATCCTCGCATGGGGCCCAAGAGAGAGCTCAAATTCGCGCTGGAATCTTTCTGGGATGGGAAGAGCAATGCTGACGAGTTGCAGAAGGTGGCCGCTGACCTGAGGGCATCAATCTGGAAGCGGATGGCTACTGCAGGAATTAAATACATTCCCAGCAATACTTTCTCTTACTACGATCAGGTGTTAGATACCACAGCTATGCTTGGTGCTGTTCCTCCCAGATATGGTTGGAATGGGGGTGAGATTGGATTTGACACCTACTTCTCCATGGCTAGGGGTAATTCCTCTGTGCCAGCTATGGAAATGACCAAGTGGTTTGACACCAACTA CCACTATATTGTCCCTGAGCTAGGACCAGATGTTAAGTTCTCTTATGCATCTCATAAGGCAGTCGATGAGTTCAAGGAGGCCAGAGCT CTTGGAGTTGATACAGTTCCAGTCCTTGTTGGCCCTGTGTCTTACTTGTTGCTTTCAAAACCTGCTAAGGGTGTTGAGAaatccttttctcttctctcccttGTTGGAAAGATTCTTCCAATCTACAA GGAGGTTGTTGCTGAACTGAAGGCAGCGGGTGCCACCTGGATACAGTTTGATGAGCCAACTCTTGTGACGGATCTCGATTCTCACCAACTCCAAGCATTTACTCATGCCTACTCCGAGCTAGAGTCAGCCCTGTCTGGCCTGAGTATTCTCATTGAGACATACTTTGCCGACGTGCCTGCAGAGGCATACAAGACACTCACCTCTTTGAAAGGCGTTGCAGGCTTTGGGTTTGACCTAGTTCGTGGAACAAAGACCCTTGATTTGGTTAAAGGTGGATTTCCTTCTGGCAAATATCTTTTTGCTGGAGTAGTAGATGGAAGAAACATTTGGGCTAATGATCTGGATTCATCTCTCAAAACCCTGCAAGCTCTTGAGGGCGTCGTTGGAAAAG ATAAGGTCATTGTTTCAACATCCTGTTCTCTTCTTCACACTGCTGTGGACCTAGTAAATGAAACGAAATTGGATAAAGAGATCAAGTCATGGCTCGCATTTGCTGCACAAAAAGTTGTTGAAGTAAATGCTTTGGCACAGGCATTATTTGGACTTAAGGATGAG ACTGTTTTCTCGTCTAATGCTGCCACCCAAGCTTCGAGAAAGTCCTCCCCAAGGGTGACAAATGAGGCTGTCCAAATGGCT GCTGCTGCTCTAAAGGGTTCTGATCACCGCCGGGCCACAAATGTCAGTGCCAGGCTAGATGCTCAGCAGAAGAAATTGAACCTTCCAATTCTTCCCACCACCACCATTGGATCATTCCCTCAGACAATGGAGCTTAGAAAAGTACGCAGGGAATACAAGGCCAAAAA GATTTCTGAGGATGATTATGTCAAGGCCATCAAGGAGGAGATTAGCAAAGTCGTCAAGCTTCAGGAAGAGCTTGACATTGATGTTTTGGTTCATGGAGAGCCTGAG AGGAATGATATGGTCGAGTACTTTGGTGAGCAATTGTCTGGTTTTGCTTTCACTGTCAATGGGTGGGTACAATCTTACGGGTCACGATGTGTTAAACCGCCTATTATCTATGGTGATGTCAGCCGCCCCAAGGCTATGACAGTCTTCTGGTCTTCAACGGCTCAGAGCATGACAAAATGTCCTATGAAGGGAATGCTCACTGGTCCTGTTACCATTCTGAACTGGTCTTTTGTAAGAAATGACCAACCAAG ATCTGAAACCTGCTATCAAATTGCTCTGGCTATTAAGGATGAAGTTGAGGATCTTGAGAAAGCTGGTGTGACTGTTATTCAAATCGACGAGGCTGCTTTAAGAGAGGGTTTGCCTCTTAGGAAGGCTGAGCAGGCTTCCTATCTTGACTGGGCTGTCCACTCATTCAGGATCACTAATTGTGGTGTTAAAGATACTACCCAG ATCCATACTCACATGTGCTATTCAAATTTCAATGACATCATCCACTCGATAATCAACATGGACGCTGATGTGATCACCATTGAGAACTCCAGATCAGATGAGAAGCTGCTCTCAGTTTTCCGTGAAGGAGTGAAATATGGTGCTGGTATTGGTCCTGGTGTCTATGATATCCACTCGCCCAGAATTCCATCCTCAGAAGAAATTGCTGATAGAATTAACAAGATGCTTGCGGTCCTCGAGAGCAACATTCTTTGGGTCAACCCTGATTGTGGCCTCAAGACCCGCAAATATTCTGAAGTAAAACCTGCTCTTAGCAACATGGTTGCTGCTGCCAAGCTCCTCCGCACCCAGCTTGCCAGTGCTAAGTGA